The following are encoded together in the Lathyrus oleraceus cultivar Zhongwan6 chromosome 3, CAAS_Psat_ZW6_1.0, whole genome shotgun sequence genome:
- the LOC127128962 gene encoding albumin-1, producing MAYVKLAPLALLMLATILIFSMKKVEASRCWGLCSPFQIPPCGSPDDCRCIPWILVAGQCIDPIRGKSIVKMVEEHPYLCQSHGDCVKKGNGNFCGSYPNSQIQYGWCFSSKTKAQHFFTVGSKLTVNELFNISFNSKAIVSKLAVNELFNISSNSKAKDFLKKAMEIST from the exons ATGGCATACGTTAAGCTTGCTCCTTTGGCTCTCTTGATGCTTGCCACAATTT TAATATTTTCTATGAAGAAGGTAGAAGCTTCGCGTTGTTGGGGTTTATGTTCGCCATTTCAGATTCCACCATGCGGCTCACCAGATGATTGTCGGTGTATTCCATGGATACTAGTTGCGGGTCAGTGTATCGATCCAATTCGTGGTAAATCAATTGTAAAGATGGTTGAAGAACATCCTTACTTATGTCAATCTCATGGCGATTGTGTTAAGAAGGGCAATGGAAATTTCTGCGGTAGTTACCCTAATTCTCAAATCCAATATGGATGGTGTTTTTCTTCCAAAACTAAAGCTCAACACTTTTTCACCGTTGGCTCTAAGCTTACAGTAAATGAGCTCTTCAATATTAGCTTTAATTCTAAAGCAATTGTCTCTAAGCTTGCAGTAAATGAGCTCTTCAATATTAGCTCTAACTCTAAAGCAAAAGACTTTCTAAAGAAGGCTATGGAAATTTCCACTTAA